The nucleotide sequence GCACTTTGAGCTCGGCTTCCACCTTCTCAAGTTCCTTGTTCTTGGCGCTATCTGCAGCAGCGCTTTTTTCCTTGGCCTTGAGGGCATTGATCCGGCCTGTAGCTGTCTGGGTGTATGCAGAGTTGGGGTAGGCGATCAGAAAGGCTTCATACCCGACGACACTGTTTTTGGTCTCCGCGCGCTGCCACGCTTTGTCCGCAGGGGTCAACAGTTTGGACGGGACATTGAAATAGAAATCGGCAGCGGCGATCCGGGAGTGGACACCCGCTTTGGAGAGTTTGTCGGCCAGACTGTCCATATCGTCATGGCCGTTCCCCACGGCCCCCGTCACGTGGCCGAAGAGCGGTGAACTTGCCGCCTTGCCGTTCCAGCGTACCATGGAATCGGCCTCTTTGACATCCTTGATCGCGTCAAGAATCAGTTCGCCGTCGGTCGTATTGGGTTTGCCACTGTAGGCGAAAGCATCCACGAGTCCGATGCTGACACGGGGGGTGTGGCGCTGGAGTTTCTGCAGCAGAAAGTCGAAACTGACTGCCGAAAGACGCAGCTGCGGCAGCCCTTCCAGCTTCATGCGCGCCGGCAGGATCCATGCCTGCGAATCGTGGACGATCATCCGTCCGCTGTAGACAAGCGTGACGATAGCGTTCGGAGTGAGCTCCTTGTCAAAGCTACGGAAGGTCTTAATGAGTTCCGCGCGGTCAAGGTTGAAAGCCGTTACCGTCTTGAAGCCCTTTGATTTCAAAAACGACGCCAGCGCCTGGGCGGATGCCACTGCCTTGTCATCACCCGTCTCGGTGACGAGCCCGTTCGCGATCACCAAAGCGTAACGCTTCTCGCTCTTCAT is from Sulfurimonas sp. HSL-1656 and encodes:
- a CDS encoding SUMF1/EgtB/PvdO family nonheme iron enzyme, which produces MRIFFLFLFLGASLLFSATVEQMKSEKRYALVIANGLVTETGDDKAVASAQALASFLKSKGFKTVTAFNLDRAELIKTFRSFDKELTPNAIVTLVYSGRMIVHDSQAWILPARMKLEGLPQLRLSAVSFDFLLQKLQRHTPRVSIGLVDAFAYSGKPNTTDGELILDAIKDVKEADSMVRWNGKAASSPLFGHVTGAVGNGHDDMDSLADKLSKAGVHSRIAAADFYFNVPSKLLTPADKAWQRAETKNSVVGYEAFLIAYPNSAYTQTATGRINALKAKEKSAAADSAKNKELEKVEAELKVQQAELARLKAEQKALSNGTENADAAPLYYEPTEMVAIPEGIYLMGSDRFDNSKPVHMVTVQAGLKMSTYEVSNLEYSAFLKATGTKYRKKKLLKNESAAVAFVSWEEAMAYAAWLSKVTGKTYRLPTEAEWEYAARAGSDTLYTWGDSAANAAQYAWMATNAHGFVHSRGLLQPNAFGLFDMAGNVAEWCLDGATADYKGAPTKAEKTGSDNDAMKIIRGGSIKSQDEGLSPSYRDSNIPTYRSETVGFRLILES